The following proteins come from a genomic window of Streptomyces sp. Sge12:
- a CDS encoding ferritin-like domain-containing protein — protein sequence MAVNAVQYAQGNRIVELMRRPAEEHDAVWVRDALQQAILLELATLPPYLCGMWSINDTSQNPVLRTLRTIVFDEMSHLGIACNLLTTVGGDPRLADETLVPRYPGPLPGGVRPELTVSLSGLTKHSVEMYASIEEPDHPLPSAAPASYTSIGAFYTAILDALCAQPELITGHRQVIRDMEHHGSGNTLEELRTLDAVKSAITVIKEQGEGTSASPENPFPNGSGSGELAHYYAFRKILCAHELHDPPLPPDKWDFPTFPMGVVPEGGWPRGPTVPPEVIALLDKVNGTYSEMLRLLEQSWQPADPDHPDVAADLLDDAVSEMRKLRSPAQKLMKLALPDSSGKNYGPEFRYTAS from the coding sequence ATGGCCGTGAACGCCGTTCAGTATGCCCAGGGCAACCGCATCGTCGAGTTGATGCGCCGGCCAGCGGAGGAGCATGACGCCGTGTGGGTGAGGGACGCCCTGCAGCAGGCGATCCTGCTGGAACTCGCGACCCTCCCTCCATACCTGTGCGGCATGTGGTCGATCAACGACACGAGCCAGAATCCGGTCCTGCGTACCTTGCGTACGATCGTGTTCGACGAGATGTCGCACCTCGGTATCGCCTGCAACCTGCTCACCACCGTCGGCGGTGACCCCCGCCTCGCCGACGAGACGCTCGTGCCGAGGTACCCCGGCCCACTGCCGGGCGGTGTCCGGCCCGAACTGACGGTCTCCCTGAGCGGGCTGACCAAGCACTCGGTCGAGATGTACGCGAGTATCGAGGAGCCCGACCATCCGCTCCCGTCGGCGGCCCCGGCCTCCTACACCTCCATCGGTGCCTTCTACACCGCGATCCTGGACGCCCTGTGCGCTCAACCGGAGCTGATCACCGGCCACCGGCAGGTGATTCGAGACATGGAGCACCACGGCTCGGGGAACACCCTCGAGGAACTCAGGACGCTCGACGCCGTCAAGTCGGCCATCACGGTCATCAAGGAGCAGGGCGAGGGAACTTCCGCGTCGCCCGAGAATCCGTTCCCGAACGGGTCGGGGTCCGGCGAACTCGCCCACTACTACGCGTTCCGGAAGATCCTCTGTGCGCATGAGCTGCACGACCCGCCCCTGCCCCCGGACAAGTGGGACTTCCCCACCTTCCCGATGGGGGTCGTGCCGGAAGGGGGCTGGCCGCGGGGACCCACCGTGCCGCCCGAGGTGATCGCACTCCTCGACAAGGTCAACGGCACCTACAGCGAGATGTTGCGGCTCCTCGAGCAGAGCTGGCAGCCGGCAGACCCGGACCATCCCGACGTGGCCGCGGACCTGCTGGACGATGCGGTCAGCGAGATGCGCAAGCTTCGTTCCCCCGCCCAGAAGCTGATGAAGCTCGCCCTGCCCGACAGCAGTGGCAAGAACTACGGACCGGAGTTCCGCTACACGGCGTCGTGA
- a CDS encoding AfsR/SARP family transcriptional regulator, with amino-acid sequence MNRTHLAESPPSPFPHLRLLGQFRLAYGAEAVDLCPNAQRLLALVGLRSCVSRTVLAGTLWPNATEAHARGSLRSALCKLPRGERAPVTCCRNTVSITDSVTVDARVLADTALRVVQSSVARGSEPVLAVLFGDGELLPGWEDDWVLLERERLRQLRLHALDALAHGLAREGRHALALETALTSVRTEPLRESAHRAVVAAHLAEGNMQEAVRHYVAFWRLLDEELGVPPSALFARQLQSGAAGRQTRSRIVTSAAVRFRTAAPRSPVRSLRPGQQVGEEEIGTPSA; translated from the coding sequence ATGAATCGCACGCACCTCGCGGAATCACCCCCCTCCCCTTTCCCCCACTTGCGGCTGCTGGGCCAGTTCCGGCTCGCGTACGGCGCCGAGGCCGTGGACCTGTGCCCGAACGCGCAACGCCTGCTGGCCCTCGTCGGATTGCGTTCGTGCGTCAGCCGGACGGTCCTCGCAGGAACGCTGTGGCCGAACGCCACCGAGGCTCATGCCCGGGGCAGCCTGCGCAGTGCCCTGTGCAAGCTGCCCCGCGGCGAACGCGCGCCGGTCACCTGCTGCAGGAACACGGTCTCGATCACGGATTCCGTGACCGTGGACGCCCGTGTGCTCGCCGATACGGCGCTGCGCGTGGTGCAGTCCTCAGTCGCACGGGGCTCCGAACCCGTGCTGGCGGTCCTGTTCGGCGACGGGGAGCTGTTGCCCGGTTGGGAAGACGACTGGGTGCTCCTCGAACGGGAACGACTGCGGCAGTTGCGCCTGCACGCCCTCGATGCACTGGCCCACGGCCTGGCCCGGGAGGGGCGGCACGCGCTGGCCCTGGAGACGGCCCTGACCAGCGTACGGACGGAACCCCTACGCGAGAGCGCGCACCGCGCGGTCGTCGCCGCGCACCTGGCGGAGGGGAACATGCAGGAGGCGGTACGGCACTACGTCGCCTTCTGGCGCCTCTTGGACGAGGAGCTCGGGGTACCGCCCTCGGCCCTGTTCGCCCGTCAGCTCCAGTCGGGCGCAGCGGGCCGCCAGACACGGTCCCGCATCGTGACGAGCGCGGCCGTACGCTTCCGCACGGCCGCGCCCCGATCGCCCGTCCGCTCGCTGCGTCCCGGTCAGCAGGTGGGGGAGGAAGAGATCGGGACACCGTCCGCGTAG
- a CDS encoding SDR family NAD(P)-dependent oxidoreductase, giving the protein MTSKLSCGPPRVQQIETNLFGPMNVTRAVLPIMRRQRAGHIITLSSSAGIIGQEFCVAYAASKFGVAGWMESLRYDVEPYNIHTTVVKPGFLRTELLVDASTTWPEPTIADYAERTTATVAAWKSMNGQQPGDPAKLARALLTIAGQKTPLLRFVAGADAIEAVKAKAQELLARPYTERCTLLEIRHSGRLLSWCARGLPVPA; this is encoded by the coding sequence GTGACCAGCAAATTGTCCTGCGGACCGCCCAGAGTCCAGCAGATCGAGACGAACCTCTTCGGCCCCATGAACGTGACCCGAGCCGTCCTGCCGATCATGCGCAGGCAGCGCGCCGGCCACATCATCACCCTGTCCTCCTCCGCCGGCATCATCGGACAGGAGTTCTGCGTCGCCTACGCCGCCTCCAAGTTCGGCGTCGCGGGCTGGATGGAATCCCTGCGCTACGACGTCGAGCCGTACAACATCCACACCACGGTCGTGAAACCCGGCTTCCTCCGCACCGAGTTGCTCGTGGACGCCTCCACCACCTGGCCCGAGCCGACCATCGCCGACTACGCCGAGCGCACCACCGCTACCGTCGCAGCCTGGAAGAGCATGAACGGGCAGCAGCCCGGCGACCCCGCCAAACTCGCTCGCGCCCTCCTGACCATCGCCGGCCAGAAGACGCCGCTGCTGCGCTTCGTCGCCGGCGCCGACGCGATCGAAGCGGTGAAGGCCAAGGCCCAGGAGCTCCTCGCGCGCCCGTACACGGAGCGGTGCACCCTGCTTGAGATCAGACACTCAGGACGTTTGCTTTCCTGGTGCGCTCGTGGCTTGCCTGTACCCGCATGA
- a CDS encoding helix-turn-helix domain-containing protein, with protein sequence MHSTGAEVDGARGVFAVDSTAPGAAPQGLDAFRRGWEAQIGDDVFQLPAFSPDTIGDFRVKGNVAKVHGAAIADLHAASATRTADVPGGDQDLVAMYVVRRGAWTLGGPPAYGDQTVSAGQFLVRHLGRLTAFETSADLTAKFVVLPPDELKPLLGNRVITGSADSAEMRLLSALTDMIHITVADLGPAGVAAAHGTLIELTKAVLKGRFDDVEPRLAPALTQAAKDLADRRLADPELSPAMLARELNVSVRTLHRAFAAAGEQVSTYIRHRRLHEARLALVAPSGRLSISELAAHWQFADGSHFTRAFKKHFGQTPTEYARSTAAAKRSPDRHP encoded by the coding sequence ATGCACAGCACAGGAGCGGAGGTCGACGGCGCGCGCGGGGTGTTCGCGGTGGATTCGACCGCCCCTGGCGCCGCACCGCAGGGACTCGACGCCTTCCGGCGCGGGTGGGAGGCGCAGATCGGCGACGATGTCTTCCAACTCCCGGCCTTCAGCCCGGACACGATCGGTGACTTCCGGGTCAAGGGCAACGTGGCCAAGGTGCACGGCGCGGCGATCGCCGATCTGCACGCCGCATCGGCAACCCGGACCGCGGACGTCCCGGGCGGCGATCAGGATCTGGTTGCCATGTACGTAGTGCGGCGCGGTGCATGGACCCTGGGCGGCCCGCCCGCTTACGGCGACCAGACCGTGTCGGCCGGGCAGTTCCTCGTCCGGCACCTCGGGCGGCTGACGGCCTTCGAGACGTCGGCGGACCTCACGGCGAAGTTCGTCGTCCTGCCCCCCGACGAGCTCAAACCCCTGCTCGGGAACCGGGTCATCACCGGGTCGGCGGACTCGGCCGAGATGCGCTTGCTGTCGGCCCTCACAGACATGATCCACATAACCGTGGCCGACCTCGGCCCGGCCGGTGTGGCAGCCGCCCACGGCACCCTGATCGAACTGACCAAGGCGGTCCTGAAGGGCCGGTTCGACGACGTGGAACCCCGGCTGGCTCCCGCCCTCACCCAGGCGGCCAAGGACCTCGCGGACCGGCGGCTCGCTGATCCCGAACTCTCTCCGGCGATGCTCGCGCGTGAACTCAACGTCTCCGTCCGTACGCTGCACCGGGCATTCGCCGCGGCCGGTGAGCAGGTCAGCACCTACATCCGCCACCGGCGACTGCACGAGGCCCGGCTCGCGCTTGTCGCGCCGTCAGGTCGCCTGAGCATCTCGGAACTCGCCGCACACTGGCAGTTCGCGGACGGCAGTCACTTCACGCGGGCCTTCAAGAAGCACTTCGGTCAGACGCCCACTGAGTACGCACGCTCGACCGCAGCAGCCAAGCGCTCGCCGGACCGACACCCGTGA
- a CDS encoding AfsR/SARP family transcriptional regulator encodes MNPSPSPQRQSTLLLLDQFRLECQGKPVPVCGNAQRLLAFIGLRRRAQRCVVAQTLWPDATEAHARGSLRTTLWKLPRGAQELLRCTQESLALADDVVVDARILARTSIDVVRGCEPPHVDPLLMGLLEKGDLLPDWDEDWVVLEREWLRRLRLHALDTLSDRLARQGLPALALEAALASIRIDPLREDPHRSVVSTHLAEGNLVEALRHYEAFRHLLRAELGAEPSAQFRQMIPLERRCAARPR; translated from the coding sequence ATGAATCCCTCCCCCTCACCCCAACGGCAGTCCACCTTGCTGCTGCTCGACCAGTTCCGCCTGGAGTGCCAGGGGAAACCCGTGCCGGTCTGCGGCAATGCCCAGAGGCTCCTGGCCTTCATAGGGCTCCGGCGGCGGGCCCAACGCTGCGTCGTCGCCCAGACCCTGTGGCCCGATGCAACCGAGGCACACGCCCGGGGAAGCCTGCGGACCACGCTGTGGAAGCTCCCGCGCGGAGCCCAGGAGCTCCTGCGTTGCACCCAGGAGTCACTCGCTCTCGCCGACGACGTCGTCGTGGACGCCCGCATCCTCGCCCGGACCTCGATCGACGTGGTCCGGGGCTGCGAGCCCCCGCACGTCGATCCCTTGCTGATGGGCCTCCTGGAGAAGGGCGATCTGCTGCCCGACTGGGACGAGGACTGGGTCGTCCTCGAACGGGAATGGCTGCGGCGGCTCCGCCTGCACGCCCTCGACACCCTGTCGGACAGACTGGCCCGGCAGGGCCTGCCCGCCCTCGCCTTGGAGGCTGCGCTGGCGAGCATCCGAATCGACCCGCTCCGTGAGGACCCACACCGGTCCGTCGTATCTACGCATCTCGCCGAGGGCAATCTGGTCGAAGCCCTACGGCATTACGAGGCCTTCCGCCACCTGCTGCGCGCGGAGCTCGGGGCTGAGCCATCCGCCCAGTTCAGGCAGATGATCCCACTCGAACGGCGGTGCGCGGCGCGGCCGCGATGA